One genomic window of Planctomycetaceae bacterium includes the following:
- a CDS encoding peptidyl-prolyl cis-trans isomerase, protein MRTARNILLLALAAVSGCEMPSSWPNWGGARQDETPVTPPHHQAVLRPSDGMVMPGDTSPAGTAATRPAGQGARPFDQPLPAEPVLRTDADRPAFANVPDDDAPAIGKADSRPKSLELESIDIGETLVVPQTQPATTTGASASQPGRVISNEVVAASMVQVNDKFVTIDDVMRGIGPHMKRLPSGLGEAEFRGRAVKFIEDEIRHQVTQQLVLGEAKNRLTDEQKAHIDAEMDDTLRDMIATLGQGSKKKLEEEVLAQGAELKDVLAEQRRQLTIRLYLRSRFTAAINITQKMLWSHYQSHKNEFRTPRKVQMQTICIPWTTGLDPRATAAAVQAAKERARRDIAAAAHEIAIGGDFADAAKRYSKDTRAASGGTWDLMTEGNFKERKVEEAAFKLAVNHIAGPIETDEAFYLVKCRRIEPARTMEFVDAQEQIDNKLREQQFEAATEEYFRSLLKDATIVQKAEFMQMALDYAARAYFSKK, encoded by the coding sequence GTGAGAACCGCCAGAAACATCCTGCTATTGGCCTTGGCCGCCGTCAGCGGCTGCGAGATGCCCTCGTCGTGGCCGAACTGGGGCGGGGCGCGGCAGGACGAGACGCCCGTCACGCCGCCGCATCACCAGGCGGTGCTTAGACCCTCCGACGGCATGGTCATGCCCGGCGACACGAGTCCGGCGGGAACGGCCGCCACCCGCCCGGCGGGGCAGGGGGCCAGGCCCTTCGATCAACCGCTTCCGGCCGAACCGGTTCTCCGCACGGACGCCGACCGACCGGCGTTTGCCAACGTGCCCGACGACGACGCGCCGGCCATCGGTAAAGCGGACAGCCGCCCCAAGAGCCTCGAGCTGGAATCGATCGACATCGGCGAGACGCTGGTGGTTCCTCAGACGCAGCCGGCGACGACGACGGGCGCCTCGGCCAGCCAGCCCGGGCGGGTCATCAGCAATGAAGTGGTGGCCGCCTCGATGGTCCAGGTCAACGACAAGTTCGTGACGATCGATGACGTCATGCGGGGCATTGGTCCGCACATGAAGCGCCTGCCGTCGGGTCTGGGCGAAGCGGAGTTTCGAGGGCGGGCGGTCAAGTTCATTGAAGACGAGATTCGCCACCAGGTCACGCAGCAGCTCGTGCTGGGCGAGGCCAAGAACCGCCTCACTGACGAGCAGAAAGCCCACATCGACGCCGAAATGGACGACACGCTGCGCGACATGATCGCCACGCTCGGGCAGGGCAGCAAGAAGAAGCTTGAGGAGGAAGTCCTCGCCCAGGGCGCCGAGTTGAAAGACGTGCTGGCCGAGCAGCGGCGCCAGCTGACCATCCGCCTTTACCTGCGCAGCCGCTTCACCGCGGCGATCAACATCACGCAGAAGATGCTGTGGAGTCACTACCAGTCGCACAAAAACGAATTCCGCACGCCCCGGAAAGTGCAGATGCAGACCATCTGCATTCCCTGGACGACAGGCCTGGACCCGCGAGCCACCGCCGCCGCGGTGCAGGCGGCCAAGGAGCGGGCCCGGCGCGACATCGCCGCGGCCGCCCACGAGATCGCCATCGGCGGCGATTTTGCCGACGCGGCCAAGCGATATTCCAAGGACACGCGCGCGGCCTCGGGGGGGACGTGGGACCTCATGACCGAGGGCAACTTCAAAGAGCGCAAGGTCGAAGAGGCGGCGTTCAAGCTCGCCGTTAACCATATCGCCGGGCCCATCGAGACCGACGAAGCGTTCTATCTCGTCAAGTGCCGCCGGATCGAGCCGGCCAGGACGATGGAGTTCGTCGACGCCCAGGAGCAGATCGACAACAAGCTGCGCGAGCAGCAGTTTGAGGCGGCTACCGAAGAGTACTTCCGCTCGCTGCTCAAAGACGCCACGATCGTTCAGAAGGCCGAGTTCATGCAGATGGCCCTGGACTACGCGGCCCGCGCGTACTTCAGCAAGAAGTAG
- the lpxC gene encoding UDP-3-O-acyl-N-acetylglucosamine deacetylase, whose protein sequence is MRRQRTIDHPAVVEGAALFSGVASTLTFLPAPENTGVIFVRRGDHGAVQIPAVIENLLAQPRRTSLSAGDAQVQTVEHVLAAAAGLGIDNLIIEASADETPAPDSSAAPYTAALAGAGLVEQQAPLDAFVVSQPLTVTQGSASLTALPGSPDCLDILFDMDYGPICPAIGRQVYGFRVDQDDFAAQLAPARTFLLRAEADQMLAAGVGKHLSPRDVVVVGPDGPIDNTLRFSDELVRHKVADLIGDMALLGRPLRGRLVASRSGHSLNHALVRKLREEIVHQATAAKLVGQPAMDIRAVMKLLPHRYPFLMIDRVLELDGNRRAVAIKNVTINEPFFQGHYPNQPIMPGVLLLEAMAQLSGILLCRQVESAGKMAVLLSLDAVKMRRAVRPGDQLLIEAESLHVRPRTGHCRCKITVAGELACEAEIKFMLIDAQPV, encoded by the coding sequence GTGAGGCGCCAAAGAACGATTGATCATCCCGCCGTGGTGGAAGGGGCCGCGCTGTTCAGCGGGGTCGCCTCCACGCTGACTTTCCTGCCGGCCCCTGAGAACACGGGCGTCATCTTCGTGCGCCGCGGGGACCATGGCGCGGTTCAGATTCCCGCGGTCATCGAGAACCTGCTGGCTCAGCCGCGGCGGACCTCGCTGTCGGCAGGCGATGCGCAGGTGCAGACGGTCGAGCACGTGCTGGCCGCCGCCGCCGGGCTGGGGATCGACAATCTGATCATCGAGGCCTCGGCGGACGAGACCCCCGCGCCGGATTCCTCGGCGGCCCCCTACACCGCCGCCTTGGCGGGCGCGGGGCTGGTCGAGCAGCAGGCGCCGCTCGATGCGTTCGTGGTCTCGCAGCCGCTGACCGTGACGCAGGGCTCCGCCAGCCTGACCGCCCTGCCCGGCTCGCCGGACTGCCTGGACATCCTCTTCGATATGGACTACGGGCCGATCTGCCCGGCCATCGGGCGACAGGTGTACGGTTTCCGCGTCGACCAGGACGATTTCGCCGCCCAACTCGCCCCCGCACGCACCTTTCTGCTGCGCGCCGAGGCCGACCAGATGCTCGCCGCCGGCGTCGGTAAGCACCTCTCGCCGCGCGACGTGGTGGTCGTCGGGCCCGACGGACCTATCGACAACACGCTGCGCTTCAGCGACGAACTGGTCCGCCATAAGGTCGCCGACCTCATCGGCGACATGGCCCTGCTGGGAAGGCCTTTGCGGGGACGCCTGGTCGCCAGCCGCAGCGGGCACAGCCTCAACCATGCCCTCGTCCGCAAGCTGCGCGAGGAGATCGTCCACCAGGCCACCGCCGCCAAGCTGGTCGGGCAGCCCGCGATGGACATCCGGGCCGTGATGAAGCTGCTGCCCCACCGCTACCCGTTTCTGATGATCGACCGGGTGCTTGAACTCGACGGAAACCGCCGCGCCGTCGCGATCAAGAACGTCACCATCAATGAACCGTTCTTCCAGGGGCACTACCCCAACCAGCCCATCATGCCCGGCGTGCTGTTGCTGGAGGCGATGGCCCAGCTTTCGGGCATCCTGCTCTGCCGCCAGGTCGAAAGCGCCGGAAAGATGGCCGTGCTGCTGAGCCTCGACGCCGTCAAGATGCGCCGCGCCGTGCGCCCGGGCGACCAGCTTCTCATCGAAGCCGAAAGCCTCCACGTGCGCCCCCGAACCGGCCACTGCCGCTGCAAGATCACTGTCGCCGGCGAACTGGCCTGCGAAGCCGAAATCAAGTTCATGCTCATCGACGCCCAACCGGTGTGA
- a CDS encoding Gfo/Idh/MocA family oxidoreductase, with the protein MSVRIAVVGCGRMGKLHARVISETPEAVLACVVDSNAAAANALGKQRNCPALTDAAEAVKIADAAIIAVPTSAHLAAARPFLEAGKSVLIEKPLALDPAEGEEMIALAKKSGAKMQVGHTERFNPAVVAMRKHTIKPKFIEAHRISPFTFRSADVGVVLDMMIHDIDLVLMVAGTDEVDTVHAVGVNVIGAHEDICNARLIFANGCVANITASRLAIKTERKMRIFSEEAYLSVDYAKKVGIVIEKSKNLDLIQMARDLDVEDVAELAQQVDYTKLLTVEELVVDDSTEPLASQAKSFCRTVAGQAPPQVSAEEGLAAIRVAKRIVESIKSYKWDGPNSQRQGLDIIRKD; encoded by the coding sequence GTGAGTGTTCGTATTGCCGTTGTCGGGTGTGGACGCATGGGCAAGCTGCACGCCCGAGTCATCAGCGAAACCCCGGAAGCCGTCCTGGCCTGCGTGGTCGACTCCAACGCCGCGGCCGCCAACGCCCTGGGCAAACAGCGCAACTGCCCGGCCCTGACCGACGCGGCCGAAGCGGTCAAGATCGCCGACGCGGCGATTATCGCCGTGCCAACCTCCGCCCACCTGGCGGCGGCGCGTCCGTTCCTGGAGGCGGGCAAGTCGGTGCTCATCGAGAAGCCCCTGGCGCTGGACCCCGCCGAGGGCGAGGAGATGATCGCCCTGGCCAAAAAGAGCGGCGCCAAGATGCAGGTCGGGCACACCGAGCGGTTCAACCCGGCTGTCGTGGCCATGCGGAAGCACACCATCAAGCCCAAGTTCATCGAGGCCCACCGCATCAGCCCCTTCACGTTCCGCTCGGCAGACGTGGGCGTCGTGCTGGACATGATGATCCATGACATCGACCTGGTGCTGATGGTGGCCGGCACCGACGAGGTCGACACGGTGCATGCGGTCGGCGTCAACGTCATCGGCGCCCATGAAGACATCTGCAACGCGCGGCTGATCTTCGCCAACGGATGCGTCGCCAACATCACCGCCAGCCGGCTGGCCATCAAGACCGAACGCAAGATGCGCATCTTCTCCGAAGAAGCCTACCTCTCGGTCGACTACGCCAAGAAGGTCGGCATCGTCATCGAGAAGTCCAAGAACCTTGACCTGATCCAGATGGCCCGCGACCTCGACGTCGAAGACGTCGCCGAACTGGCCCAGCAGGTCGACTACACCAAGCTGCTGACGGTCGAAGAGCTCGTCGTCGACGACTCGACCGAACCGCTGGCCAGCCAGGCCAAATCGTTCTGCCGCACCGTCGCCGGACAGGCCCCCCCGCAGGTCTCGGCCGAAGAAGGACTCGCCGCCATCCGCGTGGCCAAACGCATCGTCGAGTCGATCAAGAGTTACAAGTGGGACGGTCCCAATTCCCAGCGCCAGGGACTGGATATCATCCGGAAGGACTAG
- a CDS encoding OmpH family outer membrane protein, with protein sequence MKRFPLMLMIVAALAAVGFLLGSLNAQQGAATPLTRVAVCDVSTVFAHYERARKESTKMEERRQAVEAQRKARTAKIDTLKTEYESFAADSPEAEKAFGVYQKESVELQAWLQFQDNLVTRTHASLTRSMYEDVNKAVAAVAKARGIDLVLHREGDPPKTQTTAQILQIMRERKVLYNSAAIDLTDSVVKYLNESYARSAQP encoded by the coding sequence ATGAAACGATTCCCTCTGATGCTGATGATCGTGGCGGCCCTGGCGGCGGTCGGCTTCCTCCTGGGCAGCCTCAACGCCCAGCAGGGCGCCGCAACGCCCCTGACGCGCGTGGCGGTGTGCGACGTCAGCACCGTCTTCGCCCACTACGAGCGGGCCAGGAAAGAATCCACCAAGATGGAGGAGCGACGCCAGGCGGTCGAGGCGCAGCGGAAGGCCCGCACCGCCAAGATCGACACCCTCAAGACCGAGTACGAGTCCTTCGCGGCCGACAGCCCCGAGGCGGAAAAAGCCTTCGGCGTTTACCAGAAGGAGTCCGTCGAGCTTCAGGCGTGGCTGCAGTTCCAGGACAACCTCGTCACCCGAACGCACGCCTCGCTGACGCGGTCGATGTATGAGGACGTCAACAAGGCCGTCGCCGCCGTGGCCAAGGCGCGCGGCATCGACCTGGTCCTGCACCGCGAAGGCGACCCGCCCAAGACCCAGACCACCGCCCAGATCCTCCAGATCATGCGAGAGCGAAAGGTCCTGTACAACAGCGCCGCCATCGACCTGACCGATAGCGTCGTGAAGTACCTCAACGAGTCCTACGCCCGCAGCGCCCAGCCCTGA
- the lpxD gene encoding UDP-3-O-(3-hydroxymyristoyl)glucosamine N-acyltransferase: MATLEMTVAALAELVGGTLAGDGSRTIRSIASIAAAGDGDLTFAINDKHAASLVNSKAAAALVTKPMDGLAMPLVVVPNVEEAMAVLLGSLATPADLPPVGVDESAVIAPDAVVSPEAAIGPFVVVGARAVIAGGAVLCAHVCVERDAQVGQGALLEHGVVVMHECVIGRDVRIGANSVIGRAGFGYYLKDGRHVPIPHAGNVVIEDDVHIGPLCNVDRAKFGSTVIARGARIDSQVLIAHNVRVGAGCILCGHCGVAGSAELGQYVVLAGNVGVKDHVRVGNGVQCAAFAAIASDIADGEIVSGIPAQQIKENFRQVLAMKKLPDLVKRVGQIETRLDTREAPKND, from the coding sequence ATGGCTACACTGGAAATGACCGTCGCCGCCCTGGCCGAGCTCGTCGGCGGAACCCTCGCCGGCGATGGCAGCCGAACCATCCGCTCCATCGCTTCCATCGCCGCCGCCGGGGACGGCGACCTCACCTTCGCCATCAACGACAAGCACGCCGCCTCGCTGGTCAACAGCAAGGCCGCCGCCGCACTGGTCACCAAACCCATGGACGGCCTTGCCATGCCGCTGGTGGTGGTGCCCAACGTCGAAGAGGCCATGGCCGTGCTGCTGGGCTCGTTGGCCACGCCGGCAGACCTTCCCCCGGTCGGCGTAGACGAAAGTGCCGTGATAGCGCCCGACGCGGTGGTCTCGCCCGAGGCGGCCATCGGGCCTTTCGTAGTCGTCGGCGCGCGGGCGGTGATCGCCGGCGGCGCGGTGCTCTGCGCCCACGTCTGCGTCGAACGCGACGCTCAAGTGGGCCAAGGCGCCCTGCTGGAACACGGCGTCGTGGTGATGCACGAGTGCGTCATCGGGCGCGACGTTCGCATCGGGGCCAACAGCGTCATCGGGCGGGCGGGCTTTGGATACTATCTCAAAGACGGCCGTCACGTGCCCATCCCGCACGCTGGTAACGTCGTGATCGAGGACGACGTGCATATCGGTCCGCTGTGCAACGTCGACCGGGCGAAGTTCGGCAGCACGGTGATCGCCCGCGGCGCTCGCATCGACAGCCAGGTGCTCATCGCCCACAACGTGCGCGTCGGGGCCGGGTGCATCCTCTGCGGGCACTGCGGCGTCGCCGGCAGCGCCGAGCTGGGACAGTACGTGGTGCTGGCCGGGAACGTCGGCGTCAAGGACCACGTGCGCGTCGGCAACGGCGTGCAGTGCGCCGCCTTTGCCGCCATCGCCTCCGACATCGCGGACGGCGAGATCGTCTCGGGCATACCCGCCCAGCAGATCAAAGAGAATTTTCGCCAGGTGCTGGCGATGAAAAAGTTGCCCGACCTGGTCAAGCGCGTCGGGCAGATCGAGACGAGGCTGGACACCCGTGAGGCGCCAAAGAACGATTGA